The Terriglobus sp. TAA 43 sequence GTGAAGAAAGCAGAGCAGTATCTAACGCGACATGTACAACGTCCTGACCGTCGCGAAGTGGAATCAGTCTATCGCAATAACTCTGCGGCGTTCACACTTCCAGAACGCTGGCTGGTTTCACATATTGTTCAGATCGCCGAGACAGAAGCGGAACGCGTGAGAGCAACCGATGTTTTGAAACAGGCTGAGAACGAACTCAAACGTGGAAAATCATTCGTTGCGGTTGCTGATCGTTACTCCGATTGCAAAGGCAATGGGGGGTCGCTCGGTTGGATCAGCCGCGGCATGATGGTCCCCGAATTTGAAGCGCAGGTCTTCGCACTGGAACAACGCAAACTCAGCGACATTTTTGAAACGACATTCGGGCTTCATCTGGCCATGCTGCATGATTGGAAACCCGCGGGCGTTCAGCCACTGGATGAAGTCAGAACTGACCTTGCCCGACATATTTTTGAAGAGCGCAAGCAGGTGTTGCTGAATCAGATCACAGAAGACCTGATGCGTCGTGCAGAAATCGAAATGTTGCCGGAACCCGAACGCAGCATCGCTGCTGGGGAGAGAGTGCAATGAAGAAGAATCCGTCTCCCTGCTGTGTTCCGAGCAAACAACACGGCGACCTGTGGCAGGGTTCGCAACAGGATTCATCCTCACGTATCCGCGCTATCAGCGGTAGTACAGATGAAATGATCCTCCTGCCCGGTGGACCATTCCTGATGGGTTCCGAGTCAGCAGACACTTTTCCGAATGATGGAGAAGGTCCGGTGCGGCAAGTGACGGTCGATTCTTTCTGGATGGATCAGTATGCTGTTCGCAATCGCGACTTCATGAAGTTTGTGCAGGACACACAGTACATCACCGAAGCAGAACGCATTGGATGGTCCTTTGTCTTTGCAGGTGATCTTCCAGAAGATTCTTCTGCAGTAGATGCACAATCGGTTCACGGAACAGAATGGTGGCGTGTCATCGAAGGCGCCACTTGGCTATATCCGGAGGGCCCTGGTTCAAATCTCGCCGACCGCACAGACCACCCGGTCGTACAGGTTTCATGGAATGACGCCGCAGCATACGCCACATGGGCGGGCAAACGCCTACCGACCGAAGCTGAATGGGAATTCGCTGCGCGCGGAGGACTGGAACAGCAGGCCTACCCTTGGGGTAACGAACTTACACCGGGCGGAAAACATCTGTGCAACATCTGGCAGGGAGTCTTCCCTGCTTCGAATACGGCAGAGGACGGCTA is a genomic window containing:
- a CDS encoding peptidylprolyl isomerase is translated as MAVRVNGEIISDERFHREFVEISGGRTPQQVQEQAPMEYHRMLQTAERNTLRVVLLHQLAVSEGITATDEEAGEERRSTWGSAANQSCGIGITADMMSRLMVKKAEQYLTRHVQRPDRREVESVYRNNSAAFTLPERWLVSHIVQIAETEAERVRATDVLKQAENELKRGKSFVAVADRYSDCKGNGGSLGWISRGMMVPEFEAQVFALEQRKLSDIFETTFGLHLAMLHDWKPAGVQPLDEVRTDLARHIFEERKQVLLNQITEDLMRRAEIEMLPEPERSIAAGERVQ
- a CDS encoding formylglycine-generating enzyme family protein; this translates as MKKNPSPCCVPSKQHGDLWQGSQQDSSSRIRAISGSTDEMILLPGGPFLMGSESADTFPNDGEGPVRQVTVDSFWMDQYAVRNRDFMKFVQDTQYITEAERIGWSFVFAGDLPEDSSAVDAQSVHGTEWWRVIEGATWLYPEGPGSNLADRTDHPVVQVSWNDAAAYATWAGKRLPTEAEWEFAARGGLEQQAYPWGNELTPGGKHLCNIWQGVFPASNTAEDGYASTCPVDAFPPNGYGLFGITGNTWEWIADWFHPTYHQLATRHNPIGPPQGTARVLKGGSYLCHRSYCNRYRVAARSSNTPDSATTNIGFRCVRDVA